One genomic region from Spirulina subsalsa PCC 9445 encodes:
- the truB gene encoding tRNA pseudouridine(55) synthase TruB, with translation MFGFLNLNKSAGLTSHDCVARVRRLLKLKRVGHGGTLDPAATGVLPIALGRATRLLQYLPEGKSYRARIRLGVRTSTDDLEGEVLGTTSAEGVTREAVEVLLGEFVGEIEQMPPVYSAIKQGGKPLYARARAGEVVEVPRRLVKIDRVALVSWQTGEWPELEVDIDCGGGTYIRSIARDLGEKLGVGGTLAHLTRTLSCGMRLGEGVTLEELAAQVEGGSFSPLGVDMPLGHLPKVVLGEEEAQRWCQGQRVLLSEEVGGAVLRVYSEQGFLGVGLGQGEGEMRVLVPKTVVY, from the coding sequence GTGTTTGGCTTCTTAAATCTTAACAAATCGGCTGGTTTGACATCTCATGACTGTGTGGCAAGGGTGCGACGACTGCTGAAACTGAAGCGCGTAGGACATGGCGGAACCTTAGACCCGGCAGCAACGGGGGTTTTGCCCATTGCCTTGGGTCGGGCAACGCGCTTGTTGCAGTATTTGCCCGAGGGCAAGTCCTACCGGGCGCGCATTCGTTTAGGGGTTCGTACCAGTACGGATGATTTAGAGGGAGAGGTTTTAGGGACGACTTCAGCCGAGGGGGTAACACGGGAGGCCGTGGAGGTGTTGTTAGGGGAGTTTGTGGGAGAAATTGAACAGATGCCGCCTGTGTATAGTGCCATTAAGCAGGGAGGAAAACCCCTGTATGCCAGGGCAAGGGCGGGGGAAGTGGTAGAAGTACCAAGGCGATTGGTAAAGATTGACCGGGTGGCGCTAGTGAGTTGGCAGACTGGGGAGTGGCCGGAGTTGGAGGTAGACATTGATTGTGGGGGCGGGACTTATATCCGGTCGATTGCCCGGGATTTGGGGGAAAAATTAGGGGTAGGGGGGACGCTAGCGCATTTGACGCGGACGTTAAGTTGTGGCATGAGGTTAGGGGAAGGGGTGACGTTGGAGGAGTTGGCGGCACAGGTAGAGGGGGGCAGTTTTAGTCCTTTGGGGGTGGATATGCCTTTAGGACATTTACCCAAGGTGGTGTTAGGGGAGGAGGAAGCCCAACGTTGGTGTCAGGGTCAAAGGGTGTTGTTGTCGGAGGAGGTGGGAGGGGCTGTGCTGCGAGTGTACAGTGAACAAGGCTTTCTCGGTGTAGGTTTAGGTCAGGGGGAAGGGGAGATGAGGGTGTTGGTGCCTAAGACGGTTGTTTATTAG
- a CDS encoding Uma2 family endonuclease, translated as MTQTITRPISFDEFVTWYPENARRRYELHSGNIIEMPLGTGSHSSIIGFICLKLAVQIDRCELPYSIPGDCLLKPLDDNESGYQPDIIVLNKGELSNEPRWQKESIITLGSSVRLVVEVVSTNWQNDYLRQAGDYELMAIPEYWVVDYLGLGGRRFIGEPKSPTLSIYIMVNGEYEVKQFRGNDKVESVAFPELDLTAKQIFEA; from the coding sequence ATGACTCAAACCATTACCAGACCCATATCCTTTGATGAATTTGTAACCTGGTATCCAGAAAATGCCAGACGCAGGTATGAACTACACAGCGGGAATATTATAGAAATGCCGTTAGGAACAGGATCTCACTCTAGTATTATAGGATTTATCTGCTTAAAATTGGCAGTTCAAATTGACCGTTGCGAATTACCTTACTCTATCCCCGGTGACTGTTTGCTGAAACCCTTAGATGACAATGAATCAGGTTATCAACCAGATATAATCGTGTTGAATAAAGGCGAGTTAAGTAACGAACCTCGTTGGCAAAAAGAGTCTATTATTACCTTGGGGAGTTCGGTGCGGTTAGTGGTGGAAGTGGTTAGCACTAACTGGCAGAATGATTATCTGAGACAAGCTGGAGATTATGAATTAATGGCAATCCCAGAATATTGGGTTGTGGATTATTTAGGGTTAGGAGGACGGCGTTTTATTGGTGAACCCAAATCTCCCACCCTTTCAATTTATATAATGGTTAATGGGGAGTATGAAGTTAAGCAATTCCGAGGGAATGATAAGGTTGAGTCTGTGGCTTTTCCTGAATTAGACTTAACGGCTAAACAGATTTTTGAGGCTTAA
- a CDS encoding DUF4278 domain-containing protein, whose product MQTRTAQSKTTQLTYRGVTYDYQPSPVDTVEMGVTGKYRGLEWRFRNLQKPPVQKPTLDLIYRGVHYRTGAESNNSGNGNTPVQETVNSHPSVRQKACALFWQNQRDNLHRQRVMFNRAAQEIGLTAQLV is encoded by the coding sequence ATGCAAACGAGAACTGCGCAATCGAAAACTACGCAACTCACTTATCGCGGTGTTACTTACGATTATCAACCCAGCCCAGTGGACACAGTAGAAATGGGTGTAACGGGTAAGTATCGCGGTTTGGAATGGCGATTCCGCAATCTGCAAAAACCCCCGGTTCAAAAACCAACGTTAGATTTAATCTATCGGGGTGTTCATTATCGCACAGGTGCTGAGAGCAATAACTCAGGGAACGGCAATACACCTGTTCAAGAAACCGTTAATTCTCATCCTTCTGTTCGTCAGAAAGCTTGTGCCTTATTCTGGCAAAATCAACGGGATAATTTACACCGTCAACGGGTGATGTTCAATCGTGCCGCCCAAGAGATTGGTTTAACTGCACAGTTGGTTTAG
- a CDS encoding Uma2 family endonuclease, with protein sequence MTPLTLNLDQVNLSHEQFYQLCQNNRNLNFERTAQGELIIMPPVGGDSGNREADLIIDLGIWNRQTNLGYIFSSSTVFILPNGANRSPDVAWIRQERYAALTPEQRQKFPPIAPDFVIELRSATDDLKMLHNKMQDSMDAGVQLAWLINPQQQQVEIYRLGKEVEVQDLPAELSGEEILPGFRLSLPRYL encoded by the coding sequence ATGACCCCTTTAACCTTAAATTTAGACCAAGTTAATCTAAGTCATGAACAGTTTTATCAGTTGTGTCAAAATAATCGCAACTTAAACTTTGAACGCACGGCTCAAGGAGAATTAATTATTATGCCACCTGTTGGAGGGGATAGCGGCAATCGAGAAGCCGATTTAATCATTGATTTGGGAATCTGGAATCGACAAACTAACCTAGGCTATATCTTTAGTTCCTCCACTGTATTTATATTACCCAATGGTGCCAACCGTTCCCCCGATGTGGCATGGATTCGCCAGGAACGTTACGCCGCATTAACCCCCGAACAACGGCAGAAATTCCCCCCCATTGCACCGGATTTTGTAATTGAATTAAGGTCAGCAACTGATGATTTAAAAATGCTCCATAATAAAATGCAAGACTCTATGGACGCGGGGGTACAATTAGCATGGCTCATTAACCCCCAACAGCAACAAGTAGAAATTTATCGGTTGGGGAAAGAGGTAGAAGTGCAGGATTTACCCGCAGAGTTATCCGGTGAGGAAATATTGCCCGGGTTTAGGTTGAGTTTGCCCAGGTATTTGTAG
- a CDS encoding alpha-D-glucose phosphate-specific phosphoglucomutase, whose translation MNLRTVSTTPFKDQKPGTSGLRKSVPAFQKLHYLENFIQSIFDSLEGITGQTLVVGGDGRYYNREAIQVILKMAAANGIGKVLVGLGGILSTPAVSCIIRKYQTFGGIILSASHNPGGPQGDFGVKYNISNGGPAPEKVTEAIFARTQEITEYKILEAADINLDRVGSFKLGTMEVEVIDSVVPYLELMESLFDFEKIRQLVTGGNFGMCIDSLHAVTGPYARAIFEQRLGAAEGTVQNGVPLEDFGGGHPDPNLVYAEELVKVLFGEDAPDFGAASDGDGDRNMILGRRFFVTPSDSLAILTANAHLVPGYQNGLTGVARSMPTSEAVDRVAAKLGIDCYETPTGWKFFGNLLDANKATLCGEESFGTGSNHIREKDGLWAVLFWLNILAVTGKSVEEIVTEHWATYGRNFYSRHDYEEVASEPAQQLMTELEAKLPSLVGQTLGHYQVKYADNFSYTDPVDGSVSQKQGIRLGFTDGSRMVFRLSGTGTKGATLRVYLESYEPDVSQHQRDTQEALGDLIQLANEVAKIQEFTGRDKPTVIT comes from the coding sequence ATGAATCTTCGCACTGTCTCAACTACACCGTTTAAGGATCAAAAACCGGGGACTTCTGGACTGAGAAAGTCTGTCCCGGCGTTTCAAAAACTGCACTATTTAGAAAATTTTATTCAATCCATCTTTGACAGCTTAGAGGGTATCACTGGACAAACCCTAGTGGTCGGGGGGGATGGTCGCTATTACAACCGAGAGGCGATTCAAGTTATCCTCAAAATGGCTGCCGCCAATGGGATTGGCAAGGTTTTAGTGGGGCTAGGGGGAATTTTATCCACTCCGGCCGTGTCTTGTATCATCCGTAAGTATCAAACTTTTGGGGGAATCATTCTCTCGGCCAGTCATAATCCCGGAGGACCCCAGGGGGATTTTGGCGTGAAATACAATATTAGTAATGGGGGGCCGGCTCCGGAGAAGGTGACGGAGGCGATTTTTGCCCGGACGCAGGAAATCACGGAATATAAAATTTTAGAAGCGGCGGATATTAATTTAGACCGGGTGGGGTCGTTCAAGTTGGGGACAATGGAGGTCGAGGTGATTGACTCTGTTGTGCCTTATTTGGAGTTAATGGAAAGCCTGTTTGATTTTGAGAAAATCCGCCAACTGGTGACGGGGGGGAATTTCGGGATGTGTATTGATTCTCTCCATGCGGTGACAGGCCCTTATGCCCGGGCGATTTTTGAACAACGTTTGGGGGCAGCAGAGGGGACGGTGCAAAATGGAGTCCCGTTAGAGGATTTTGGGGGGGGACACCCAGACCCGAATTTAGTCTATGCGGAAGAGTTGGTTAAGGTGCTGTTTGGGGAGGATGCGCCGGATTTTGGGGCGGCTTCTGATGGAGATGGCGATCGCAACATGATCCTCGGTCGTCGCTTCTTCGTTACTCCCAGCGACAGTCTAGCCATTCTCACCGCCAACGCCCACCTTGTCCCCGGATATCAAAACGGACTCACCGGAGTAGCGCGTTCCATGCCCACCAGCGAAGCGGTAGACCGCGTAGCTGCTAAATTAGGCATTGATTGTTACGAAACCCCCACCGGATGGAAATTCTTCGGCAACCTCTTAGATGCCAATAAAGCCACCCTCTGCGGAGAGGAAAGTTTCGGCACCGGCTCCAATCATATCCGGGAAAAAGACGGCCTCTGGGCGGTTTTATTCTGGTTAAATATCCTCGCCGTTACAGGGAAATCTGTTGAAGAAATTGTCACAGAACACTGGGCAACCTACGGCCGGAACTTCTACTCCCGTCACGACTACGAAGAAGTAGCCAGTGAACCCGCCCAACAACTGATGACGGAATTAGAGGCCAAACTCCCCAGTTTAGTCGGTCAAACCTTGGGCCACTATCAAGTTAAATATGCCGATAATTTCAGTTATACGGATCCTGTAGATGGCAGTGTGAGCCAAAAACAAGGGATTCGCCTTGGTTTTACCGATGGTTCCCGTATGGTTTTCCGTTTATCGGGAACTGGCACCAAAGGGGCAACCTTGCGGGTGTATTTAGAAAGTTATGAACCCGATGTAAGCCAACATCAGCGCGACACCCAAGAAGCGTTAGGAGATTTAATTCAATTGGCCAATGAAGTGGCAAAAATTCAGGAGTTTACCGGACGGGATAAACCTACGGTGATCACCTAA
- the ilvB gene encoding biosynthetic-type acetolactate synthase large subunit, producing MVSSSVPQSSSSTQAPTRCTGAFALIDSLVRHGVKHIFGYPGGAILPIYDEIYRAEARGDVQHILVRHEQGASHAADGYARATGKVGVCFATSGPGATNLVTGIATAHLDSIPMVVITGQVGRAAIGTDAFQETDIWGITLPIVKNSYVVRQAEDMARIIAEAFHIASTGRPGPVLVDIPKDVGLEECNYVPVNPGEVKLAGYRPTIKGNPRQINAAIQLMQEARRPLLYIGGGAVTSGAHQELKQLAEHFQIPVTTTLMGLGSFDENHSLSVGMLGMHGTAYANFAVTECDLLIAVGARFDDRVTGKLEAFACKAQIIHIDIDPAEVGKNKAPNVPIVGDVKVVLNQILGRVHELNIPPSDDRTHAWLEQIKEWRRDYPLVVPHHGSSLSPQEVIVEIGRQAPYAYYTTDVGQHQMWAAQFINYGPRRWISSAGLGTMGYGLPAAMGVKVALPEEQVICISGDASFQMNLQELATLAQYGINVKTVVVNNGWQGMVRQWQQTFYGERYVASNMQAGMPDLVKLADAFGVKGMLVQKRSDLKEAIAEMLAHNGPVLVDAHVKQDENCYPMIAPGKSNAQMLGLPEKSKIDQAVGIIHCSQCGAKNSTAHKFCSECGTKL from the coding sequence GTGGTTTCTTCAAGCGTTCCACAATCTAGTTCTTCGACCCAAGCTCCCACCCGTTGTACTGGAGCTTTTGCCCTCATTGATAGTCTTGTGCGTCATGGGGTGAAACATATTTTTGGTTATCCCGGCGGAGCCATTCTGCCGATTTATGATGAAATTTATCGAGCCGAAGCCAGAGGCGATGTCCAACATATCCTAGTGCGACATGAACAGGGTGCCTCCCATGCGGCCGATGGTTATGCTCGCGCTACGGGGAAAGTGGGGGTTTGTTTTGCCACTTCTGGACCGGGGGCGACGAACTTAGTCACCGGGATTGCGACGGCTCATCTAGATTCTATTCCCATGGTGGTGATTACCGGACAGGTGGGACGGGCGGCCATTGGAACGGATGCCTTCCAAGAAACAGATATCTGGGGCATTACCCTACCCATTGTCAAGAATTCCTATGTGGTGAGACAGGCCGAAGATATGGCGCGCATTATCGCCGAAGCCTTCCATATTGCCAGTACAGGCCGCCCCGGTCCGGTGTTGGTGGATATCCCCAAAGATGTGGGACTCGAAGAGTGTAATTATGTGCCTGTGAATCCCGGTGAGGTCAAGTTAGCAGGCTATCGTCCCACGATTAAGGGCAATCCCCGCCAAATTAACGCGGCGATTCAGTTAATGCAGGAAGCCAGACGGCCATTGCTCTACATTGGGGGCGGGGCGGTTACGTCAGGGGCTCATCAAGAGTTGAAGCAGTTGGCGGAACATTTCCAAATCCCGGTCACAACCACTTTAATGGGCTTGGGGTCTTTTGACGAAAATCATTCCCTGTCCGTGGGAATGTTGGGAATGCACGGCACGGCCTACGCCAACTTTGCAGTAACGGAATGTGATTTGTTGATTGCGGTCGGGGCGCGCTTTGATGACCGGGTAACGGGGAAATTAGAGGCGTTTGCTTGTAAAGCCCAAATTATCCACATTGATATTGACCCGGCGGAAGTGGGCAAAAATAAAGCCCCCAATGTGCCGATTGTGGGCGATGTGAAGGTGGTGTTAAACCAAATCTTAGGTCGCGTTCACGAGTTGAATATTCCTCCGAGTGATGACCGTACCCATGCTTGGTTAGAGCAGATTAAGGAGTGGCGGAGAGATTATCCTTTAGTGGTGCCTCATCATGGGTCGAGTTTATCTCCTCAAGAGGTGATTGTGGAAATTGGCCGTCAAGCCCCCTATGCCTATTACACGACGGATGTCGGTCAGCACCAAATGTGGGCGGCGCAGTTTATTAACTATGGCCCCCGTCGCTGGATTTCTAGTGCAGGTTTGGGAACAATGGGTTATGGTCTACCTGCGGCTATGGGGGTGAAAGTGGCTTTACCCGAGGAGCAGGTGATTTGTATTAGCGGTGATGCCAGTTTCCAAATGAATTTACAGGAACTTGCGACCCTAGCACAGTATGGGATTAATGTCAAGACTGTGGTCGTCAATAATGGCTGGCAGGGGATGGTGAGGCAGTGGCAACAGACTTTCTATGGGGAGCGCTATGTGGCCTCGAATATGCAGGCTGGGATGCCGGATTTAGTCAAGTTAGCGGATGCTTTCGGGGTTAAGGGAATGTTAGTTCAGAAGCGGTCGGATTTGAAAGAGGCGATCGCAGAAATGTTAGCTCATAACGGTCCGGTGTTGGTGGATGCCCATGTCAAGCAGGATGAAAACTGTTATCCCATGATTGCCCCCGGCAAGAGTAACGCTCAAATGTTGGGTTTACCCGAAAAGAGCAAAATTGACCAAGCGGTGGGCATTATCCACTGTAGCCAATGTGGGGCGAAAAATTCAACGGCTCACAAATTCTGCTCCGAGTGTGGAACAAAACTCTAA
- a CDS encoding YgfZ/GcvT domain-containing protein, with amino-acid sequence MSDLQQEIQQQGATFSPESPSPLGNDSEAYLSIISGSGVWMYLPAQNGLLELSDQDCRQFLHNQSTNQIQTLKPGAGCQTVFVTSTARTLDLATVYVTENSVLTLVSPSQRENLLLWLDRYLFPMDRVKIQDISAEFAVFRLFGVFNEEKIKTLGLEALQGQPEASHGVFNLGGVEVRVAVGNGLGLPGYTLIVPQAHVASLGETLRDLGIQPVGEQVWEQLRIRQGCPAPELELTEDYNPLEAGLWGAISFNKGCYIGQETIARLNTYQGVKQRLWGVKLNQGVSPGQAVKVGEQKIGVLTSCTSTPDGIWGLAYIKTKAGGAGLTVQVGEATGEVVAVPFLTHEYVTGS; translated from the coding sequence ATGAGCGATTTACAACAGGAAATACAACAACAGGGAGCGACTTTCTCCCCAGAGAGTCCCAGTCCCTTGGGGAATGACTCAGAAGCCTATCTGAGCATCATTTCAGGCTCCGGGGTGTGGATGTATCTTCCCGCTCAAAACGGATTGTTAGAACTCTCAGACCAAGACTGTCGGCAATTCCTCCACAATCAAAGCACAAATCAAATCCAAACGCTCAAACCCGGAGCGGGCTGTCAGACGGTTTTTGTCACCTCCACCGCTCGCACCCTTGATTTAGCCACGGTTTACGTCACAGAAAACAGTGTCTTAACCCTCGTTTCCCCCAGTCAACGGGAAAATCTGCTCCTTTGGTTAGACCGCTATCTATTCCCAATGGATCGGGTTAAAATTCAGGATATTTCCGCAGAATTCGCCGTTTTTCGCCTGTTTGGGGTCTTTAATGAGGAAAAAATCAAAACCTTGGGGTTAGAAGCCTTACAGGGGCAGCCAGAAGCCTCTCACGGAGTCTTTAACCTCGGAGGGGTAGAGGTACGGGTGGCGGTGGGCAATGGTTTAGGTCTGCCCGGTTATACCCTGATTGTGCCTCAAGCTCATGTTGCCAGTCTGGGGGAGACGTTGAGGGATTTGGGGATTCAACCAGTGGGGGAACAGGTTTGGGAACAATTGCGCATTCGCCAAGGTTGTCCAGCCCCGGAATTAGAACTCACGGAGGACTATAACCCCCTAGAAGCGGGATTATGGGGCGCTATCTCCTTTAATAAAGGCTGTTACATTGGTCAGGAAACGATTGCCCGCCTCAACACCTATCAAGGGGTGAAACAGCGCCTTTGGGGGGTGAAATTGAATCAAGGGGTTTCCCCCGGCCAAGCGGTGAAGGTGGGGGAACAGAAAATCGGAGTTCTGACCAGTTGCACCAGCACCCCCGATGGGATTTGGGGTTTAGCCTACATTAAAACTAAGGCCGGAGGGGCAGGTTTAACGGTACAGGTGGGGGAGGCTACGGGGGAAGTGGTGGCTGTTCCTTTTCTGACCCATGAGTATGTTACAGGGTCGTGA
- a CDS encoding anthranilate phosphoribosyltransferase family protein, giving the protein MSAVFRDLLKKIGSGPHTGKNLTWDEAKTATLMILREEATPAQIGAFLIAHRIKRPTGEELAGMLEAYDELCPRLGDVGGESEVLVLGTPYDGRSRTAPVTVLTALILAASGRSVVLHGGDAMPTKYGIPLVQIWQALGVDFRPLTLDAVQKMLETTGLGFFYTPAHFPGFDALTTYRDEIGKRPPFATLELIWSPYEGNYHLLAGYVHPPTEHFIQEALRWREVGKHTLIKGLEGSCDLPRDRTAIITCHDPGNFEARERLKLHARDYGLGGTEVPLNSPEELLSQIRATLAGQTSPLWPAVLWNGGFYLWRCGQVAQLSEGIQQAQNLLESGQVAAKLEQINKNVGEFPSSPTAGWGKFTTL; this is encoded by the coding sequence ATGAGTGCTGTATTTCGTGATTTGCTGAAAAAAATCGGGAGTGGTCCCCATACGGGGAAGAATTTGACTTGGGATGAGGCCAAAACCGCTACTTTGATGATTTTGAGAGAGGAGGCGACTCCGGCTCAAATTGGGGCGTTTTTGATTGCTCATCGGATTAAGCGGCCGACGGGGGAGGAGTTGGCGGGGATGTTGGAGGCTTATGATGAACTGTGTCCTCGTTTGGGGGATGTGGGGGGGGAATCTGAGGTGCTGGTGTTGGGGACTCCCTATGATGGGCGATCGCGCACAGCCCCGGTTACAGTTCTCACAGCCTTGATTTTAGCGGCTTCTGGGCGGTCTGTGGTTCTGCATGGGGGGGACGCTATGCCCACTAAATACGGAATTCCCCTGGTGCAAATTTGGCAAGCTTTGGGGGTAGATTTTCGCCCCTTAACTCTCGATGCTGTCCAGAAGATGCTGGAAACAACCGGGCTAGGTTTCTTTTATACCCCTGCCCATTTTCCGGGATTTGACGCTCTCACCACCTATCGGGACGAAATCGGCAAGCGTCCACCCTTTGCGACTTTAGAGTTGATTTGGTCGCCCTATGAGGGGAATTATCACCTGCTGGCGGGATATGTGCATCCCCCGACGGAACATTTTATCCAAGAGGCGTTGAGATGGCGGGAGGTGGGGAAACATACGTTAATTAAGGGTTTAGAGGGGAGTTGTGATTTACCTCGCGATCGCACCGCCATTATAACCTGTCACGATCCCGGCAATTTCGAGGCACGAGAACGCCTCAAACTCCATGCCCGGGATTACGGTTTAGGGGGAACAGAAGTCCCCTTAAACTCCCCAGAAGAGTTACTCAGCCAAATCCGCGCCACCCTTGCAGGACAAACGTCCCCACTCTGGCCGGCGGTCCTGTGGAATGGGGGCTTTTATCTGTGGCGTTGTGGTCAAGTCGCCCAACTCTCCGAGGGCATCCAACAAGCTCAAAACCTACTGGAAAGTGGGCAGGTAGCGGCTAAATTAGAGCAAATTAACAAAAATGTTGGGGAATTCCCTTCCTCGCCAACGGCAGGGTGGGGTAAGTTCACGACCCTGTAA
- the rpaB gene encoding response regulator transcription factor RpaB, which yields MDNHNAKILVVDDEPAVRRILETRLSMVGYEVVTASDGEEALKLFDQESPDLVILDVMIPKGDGYYICQEIRKFSEIPIIMLTALSDVADRITGLQIGADDYLVKPFSPKELEARISTILRRVKKTEYRSNPDGGVLRIGKLTVDTNKRKVFSGNSIVRLTEIEFNVLQLLIRQAGEPISRAEILEAIWGYTPRQTGDLRLVDVHISRLRGKIENDPKQPEYIITERGMGYSFQRLLDYPQGGASSQVMSAGIAMD from the coding sequence GTGGACAACCACAATGCAAAAATCTTGGTCGTAGATGATGAGCCTGCGGTGCGGCGAATTTTAGAAACTCGTCTCTCGATGGTGGGCTATGAAGTCGTCACCGCATCGGACGGAGAGGAAGCCTTGAAATTATTTGATCAAGAGTCTCCCGATCTGGTCATTTTAGATGTTATGATTCCCAAAGGAGATGGCTATTATATCTGTCAAGAAATACGAAAATTCTCTGAAATTCCTATCATTATGCTCACGGCTTTATCCGATGTTGCAGACCGGATTACAGGGTTGCAAATTGGAGCAGATGATTATTTAGTAAAACCTTTTTCTCCGAAAGAACTAGAAGCCCGGATTAGTACCATTTTACGACGGGTGAAAAAGACAGAATACCGTTCTAATCCTGATGGCGGGGTCTTGCGGATTGGTAAACTGACGGTAGACACCAACAAGCGCAAGGTATTTTCTGGCAATAGTATTGTCCGCTTGACTGAAATTGAGTTTAATGTGCTGCAACTGTTGATTCGTCAGGCGGGGGAGCCGATTTCTAGAGCGGAGATTCTAGAGGCGATTTGGGGTTATACTCCTCGTCAAACGGGGGATTTACGCTTAGTCGATGTTCATATTTCCCGGTTACGGGGCAAGATTGAAAACGACCCCAAACAACCGGAATATATCATCACGGAACGGGGGATGGGTTATTCTTTCCAGCGCTTACTGGACTATCCTCAAGGGGGTGCTTCCTCTCAGGTGATGAGTGCGGGAATTGCCATGGATTAG